Genomic window (Drosophila willistoni isolate 14030-0811.24 chromosome 2L unlocalized genomic scaffold, UCI_dwil_1.1 Seg196, whole genome shotgun sequence):
agttgatgtatatttttttttggtggtcTTTTTGGaaaatggccaaaaaattACGTAggaaaaatacagaaaaaaaacatttagaCCTACATACAAAAAAAGCTTTAGGAATCTGCacagatatgtacatatatatatatattatatagctttATGGTTATATGTAAAAATTGACGAAAATAAATTGGCAAATGATATACGTGTAGACAAATGGGAACAAAGTTCAAGTTGTTCTTTGTAAATTATAGATCATCATATAAGATTATGAATGAATTTTCACTGAAAGGGGGGAAATGGAGGGCGGGGTATGCTGGGAGAGAAAAAGAAGGCCAATTTGAGGCctgaaataataattatttgcaTGAATTTGATTGTCATTGAACTGACGCCTTGCGTCTTTTTGGCTTTGACTTTTTGGAAAAACATCAGGCGATATTCGAAAAGAAATACAATTGGCTAACAGTAAAATGTTAATGAGGCGGCAGCAGCaatcaataacaacaacaacaacaacaagaaacgtttttgcaaatattcaaaatcaatttccaaccaaaaacacacacaaaaagcaaGGCCTTTTGCgatgaaattatttaaacaaattctaGACACGTGCCtccaaaaagagaaataaaaacacCTGCACACGCGGCCACCTACCCAAGAGATATACGCAATCAGACTGCACTCAAATTGTTGGCTTTAAATAGTGTCATAATGTTGAATAATTATAAGATAACCTTATCTATCTCTctactaaataaataaagtgtGAAATTAACCCTGAAAGTAGCTGCAACTAACTGTCTGTATGATAGATTCCATATGCattgcatacatacatatatatatatataccttttatatttatttagtcAGTTGCTTTTATCGTTCACTGTAACAAATGGGAGGAGCTAACAATTTGTGGTGTAGGTCGTGAGTCTATGGGGATAAGTTACCTTTTGGActagtaaaaataaaacgatattgttttttttttatatcataCATATAAACAGGTCATCTGATAAAACAAAATGACTTGTAAAAGCCAAAATTTAGATATCCATTCAGGGTTAAGAATATATGACCATTGAGTTGTAATTTGCACCCAATCGAACAATTGTTGTTGGAAGAGTTTTTCagtcaaaaaataaattagacTTAATTAATATCTAATCTAAGAAGAAATGTCATTGAAGCCGTGAAAGCTTCGATCTCTATATGTTTTATAGATTGATATTCtagcagttttttttttttttaacattgttcatttttgttgtattcaAAACCGATGATTATCGAGTTTATAAAGTTACGAATTGGAAATGGATATAATGTTTAAACGGCTAGAAATTTGACAAAAAGAAACACGAGATTTTGGGTGCGACTTCCACAAATTTTTTTAGAATCGTTCTTCAGAAGGGAAACAGATTTGTCTATCAAAATGGTGTCCTTTGTTTAAATAGTTTACATTTAGTTATAGTTAACATTTATTAAGGTATATAGACTATTTAACCTATCAAAttgctaaaaattttaaataaaaatcaagagtttaattatttattgtgtGTAAAGTATTTGCAAAATAAAGtgttaaaataaacaataatctGCTCGTAGAAACCAAAGGTAATTTTTCAAGGGTATTCGAAATACTTcgtttgttattttgtttttgccttcaggtacatacatacacataaacaAATATTGTTAATTAATTGGCAAAATATCGAAATGTGATGATTCAAACGGCAAAACGCCCTCAAAGTAATcaaaaaatacatattaaGGTATATATAATGTAGGAGTATGACTGATGGATATGGATCACTTTTGTTGATACATAAATGTAtgatatatactatatatattttatacattttatcgctctttttgttttttctgccTTATTTTGTACTGTATAAACCAGCAACTTCCCGTCATGAAACTGattaaaaaaacgaaaatcatACGATTTTTATTTCCCTTTTTACCCTTTTGCCATTAAGAGGGGGGTGACATGAAAGGGCTTAACGAaataattgtaattttatCAGCTGATATATATTAACTGGCATTAAGTTGCAATAATTGTTTCACTTTGGTCACAAGATTGCCGTttctatataaacatatacacAGTCTATAAATCCTGATTACAACTATCATCtgatatgcatatatgtatatgtcaCATTCTGGAATCTAGTTTTTATAAAGGGAAATCACACAGAAAGTGAAGTAACCAAATCAAAAGTATTCAACTTGATACATTTCAtgttgaaaaaggaaaaaatggaTTAAAAATCTTTTTCGAATTTCtcgaaaatatatttatatgtgttTTTAAACTAATATTCTCGATGACTTAAGATAAAAACCAAGCACAATAAGCTACACTTACTCTTACTCTTAATATTAAAGTCACAAATGAGAAAAATTAGTAATAagtttaaatgaaataaatgaatgaatgaatatgaCTTTCAATGGAAAATTCTCTCTTCTTATCATTTTCAAACTCTTTGTAAAGAATGCCAACAATTGGTCATAATTTGTTTACATATTTCATATGTAATGTAAtcagttgtttgtttttggcataaaCATCGTATGACTTTATGATTATAGAGAAGTTTTCATTAAAGTTGTGCTTTGGCCttctgtgtgttttttgtgttggttTTTCTTTATAACCTTGTGGGGCGGCGATTCCAATGTCGTGATATTAATGTttattttgcataaaattCGCCAAGACGCAATGTGAAACtctttttaaatgtttttgtatATAGAAATTGAAGATATCCAGACACTAAAGTgcatctctctcactcttcaTGTCTCCATCGATATCTTCAATGTAATCGCATGTAATATGTTTTCAAAATAaacaagttttattttttttgcttccctttacagtttattttatttatttacgtaaATGGCACATGATTCATGTTATTAGCGAGCCACAAATATCGTACGATCTGATGAGTagtcattattttttttcgatttgtttttgtttgttatttatttatctctGTCTAACAATTCTCAGCTTTAAGATCATACGATTTATTTATAGTTTTCAAATGTGTCAAAAGTCGAACTGTAGGAGACTTatcgatatatgtataagaTATATGCAAATAGTCACGAGTATGCGAAATTTCGTTAGTTCTTTTATCattaattgattgattgactTTTATCAGtggaaaaatttcatttaaatacatttttgcacttgtttaaaacattttttggttctctttcttttttggaagCGCATGATTCAGATGCAAATTGAGTATTAGTCATAGTAAGCAAGAGagatatatactatatatagtAGATACTCTGATAAACTGACGTCAAAAGAATTTtgtgttttctctttctattcTTATCTGACGTCATGAGGGTCTAATAATTGAATGGGATGCGGGTGGGTTGCTCACTTAGACTTGAACTGGGGTCATGAACTTACCCGCAATGGTGAAACGATCCATGTAGTTGATGAGATTGACAAAGCACAAGACGATCACGGTGAACCAATCGGAGCGGCTAACTGAACTTAGACTTCTGGGTGCACTTGAGGCAACGCCACCTCCGCCAACTCCACCGCCACCAATGCCAGCATGATGCAAATCTATTGTCCGTCCGCCATGAAGGCGTTGCTGTTCCTCTTCTATGCTATCGGAATCAGAGGCGGGCATCAGTTGTTGTGAGGAATCTGTTACTGGGATGCTCCCATGGCCAGAACGATGACCAGGGCCAGATGGTGACAAGTTGGCAACATTTTCGTGGCTGCCACCGTTGCTGgagtcgctgctgctgctctgaATCATGGCCGGATTGTCCATGGCGGACCCGTTGGTTGTGGGTAGCGGTTGATATTGTTGATATTTCTGAGACATTCCTTCTTCTCACTCTCCTCCACTCCACCAACACTCCTCTCGGCACTCCTCTTCACTCcggtagcaacaacaacaagtgcaGAATAACAGCAAAGCAAAGGcggcaaaaatatttttgcactcCCTCTcttacacacacgcacactagCACAAAACACACGCGCGGCACACAAATGCTCTGTCGCAATCCAATACACAAATAAGAAAGTGGCCACCGAATaaaagagagcaagagagtACAAGAGAGTCAGGGCGGGAGCGCTCTGCTTATGCgatttcttttctctctttaCGTTTCTTTCGTTGCTTAAttcttttataaatattattatatatatacatatatgtatatattcacACGGGAAAATTGTCACTTATTTTGCAAAATCTAAAGAGCCGCCTACTCTCTATGCTaaattcaattgcatttgCAGTGCTTCAGAGTTTCGTTTTCAATTCACAATTTACTCGtggtaattgttgttgttttgcgtTAAACTCTATTTTGCTTAGTTATGcacttttttgtgtttagttTAGTTTCTATTTTATATTAACGTGGCTAATTTTTGGCATAAATCCTTTAAAGATTTTAGGGTCGTCCGACCGCAGAACTGCTCACgtggaaatttaaaaaaaaactgaccAAAAAGTGAGAGAGTATGACCGTCTcttgaaagccaaaaaaaaaatatgtagtGTAACCAGATGtgcaaatattcaaaaatcCAACGCCAGCATACATAGATGGCGCCATGTGAAGTTTAACCAACATAGATGGCGCCACACTTAACCGGTTATTTCATTCTGACCGTtatattaatttcaaaatattgcAACGACatcaaattataaaattatattatagGTAGTAAATAAGTTTACAATTTATGCTGTGGATATACAGAGTTGTATCTTTACGTTCTAACGATTGCACAAAATTCTATCTAAAATTCTATGCTGCACAAAAGTTTTTAGAACtgtggaaaatattttaattctaTTGTAAAGTAAAGTTATGAAATCAATGAATAATTTACCCTATTAAGGTAATCACTTTTATCGTAGTTGTTTCTTACAAAATCGTGTAATTAGAAACTAGAAACTTTTTAGATATGACGCAGATAATCATTTCGTTGTCAAACGAAATAGGTTGACAGGAATTCCTAgggtatttttaattttttttttttttgtattaatcgAATTTTTTGATTTGACAACCTTCTCATTTATACATTTGTACCCATGTATCTTTATTTGATCCAGGGGACAGTCTAGTTGGTGCAAccattaataattttattgaataattttaaattttttttagtgtgTTTTCAAAGTGGTCGAGCAATTCTGATAAATTGTAATCTACCAAAAATGCTTgaaaattattgaattttctAAGCCGAAATATTTTCGTCCATGATCTGTATCTTGTTGAAATAAAATAGCTTGCATATAAGAACTCTGATAAGTTTCAATAAACAACTTTCGTTCCAAAAACCAATCCggtatatttttgtttacattAAATATGATACAACCCAACTCTTGTTCCTCCTATTTATTGATATTTAAACCAACAaagtgtatgtacatatgtatgtacatatgtatttgttgttcAAGCTTTCTCGAAAATATCGTATAAATTTCGATAGCTTCATATAAAATTGAAAGGGATTGACAAAAATACGACACTTATGTATATTGCTATTAGGAATGTGTAAAATGAATGCAATTCATAAGTCATTGTTTATTAAAGAAAGAATATGAGAATATGCTGATATTCTCTGGATATTAATGTCTTCCTAATTAAGCCCTTACTTCCTCATTCTAGTTTTATTGATTAGCCGTAAAAGTATTGAAAATGAATGCCaagcttttgttttatttaaattaaaatccatcgattaaatttatttgctgTTATCCTTTATccattaatttatttgtaaaaaaaagatACACCTGTAATAGGAGAATATTCTTTCgtgataaatatttttattcaatatAATGTGATTTAATAGTTTAAAATGACAAATATTACACACAATCTAGTATTGTTTAATCAATATCAATTTCATCTAAACGTCCACGCACTCGATTCTTACGTTTATGTTGCTTTTTAGTGGGCGGTGGTAAGAAACTCTCCAGAAATTCGATTGTATTCAATATGGTATCAGAACTCACATTGCCAATATAGTTCTTATCGAAGTAGACAACAGGCACAGGAGGTTCAGTCGAGGCGAGCAATTTGTCACAATCACAATTTTGTTGTACCTTCACCTTGGCATCCAGTGTTTCTACTTCGGTATTAATGGTATCATTGGATTTATCTGAAAATTAGCAAATAAGAACTCATTCATTTTGGCAGGtgatatatttattgtttacCGAAAAGTGGTCTAAAACATTCCTTGACCTGTATCCATTTGgtacaaaattgtttaatgAACGAATCGTTTTGATTGAAGAAACTTCTAGAGGCCACATCCACACGAGATTTCATAAAACCGGGCACATAAGGCCATTTTCCCTTGGCGGCATAGAAGCAAATTATATCTAGAtgtaagaaatttaaaaaaagatgtcaacaaattgaatttggcTACTTACAAGGCACATGaaatatatgcaaaaatgTCCTTTGATGCTCCAAACTGGATATCAAGTGAATGCCACTGGAACGTGGTCGTTGAGCGGAGTTTAATGATGATTTTGATTTGCCTTTAGCAAATGGTATTTCCTCCATTTCCATTCGCACACTATGCAAATAGGCCTGACTCAGTGTGCAGAGAAATAATAGCAAAAATATGGGCAAAATCCAGAAAAGTATTTTCCGACCCAATTCCATGACGAGGCGACACCTGTCACTGACCACAGACAaattgcaactgcaactgcaatgCGAGTCCTGCGGGAATTGCCagttttattgattttaattgCCCACTAGGTTGACATTAAtcaaaaaaccacaaaaaaactCCGCCGTATTTGCATGCTTAGTCATATTAGCCTCATTCTGTGGGTCGTTGAGCCATTAACAATGCACTGAGGAAAAACCGAGGCATCATTTATGAAAGttttagaaatatttgtttatattttggtgAAGAagttttgaaaattgttttttttttgtattattaaatttagtttCAGTTTGTGGTTCATTTTTTTGAGTGTAGATATCATAGCCCAGCGAAGGAGCTTGCAATATTTTGTAGAAAAAGAAGAACTTTTCGAACTGGACTCGGAAATTCTTCAAATGGCTTTATTGTAGTTTTAAAGTAGTTTCATTACTAATTGTTTTTCTAATCGTTTCACTAATCGTTGATTATTACAAATGCAATAGTCTGGAATAGTCGTTGAAGAAGTCATATGTACGTATTAATGGATAAGCAAAATATCTCTGTCCAGAGAATTTTCTAACAATAAGATTTAAGTCTTAAATTGGTCATTCAACGGggtttttaatcaaattttctCCCCAACTTTCTCATaatatatgttttattgttAAGCATCAATGTCTAGCAAATTGTTACATATTTAAGTAGAAAGTACCAATGCAGCATAAACTCTTAACCCTTGGAATATTACTCTCACATATATCAATATTAgtgaataaatgaatgaatgaatgaataaataaattggtCATTCAAATTGATTTACTGGAATTTTGAATACAGTATgttctttaatttttattaatttaacaTCCTAGCACTACGAGTAATAAACATCTTTATTAATTATAGTGGTTAAGCATCtttatttaaatgcatttcCCTTTTAACAATTTGATAAAGTAGAAATAATTTAACTAATGTAACATTAATAAGTGTTTGTCAAGTCTATCCCTATCCCtaaaatgaatatat
Coding sequences:
- the LOC6640319 gene encoding uncharacterized protein LOC6640319; translated protein: MELGRKILFWILPIFLLLFLCTLSQAYLHSVRMEMEEIPFAKGKSKSSLNSAQRPRSSGIHLISSLEHQRTFLHIFHVPYIICFYAAKGKWPYVPGFMKSRVDVASRSFFNQNDSFIKQFCTKWIQVKECFRPLFDKSNDTINTEVETLDAKVKVQQNCDCDKLLASTEPPVPVVYFDKNYIGNVSSDTILNTIEFLESFLPPPTKKQHKRKNRVRGRLDEIDID